A window of the Tachysurus fulvidraco isolate hzauxx_2018 chromosome 6, HZAU_PFXX_2.0, whole genome shotgun sequence genome harbors these coding sequences:
- the LOC113648025 gene encoding LOW QUALITY PROTEIN: immunoglobulin superfamily member 3-like (The sequence of the model RefSeq protein was modified relative to this genomic sequence to represent the inferred CDS: substituted 1 base at 1 genomic stop codon), translating into MCFLQPQLWRLLLMMSLGGLFQTDVCDGQHLVEMQEGPLYRVKGFPMSISCLVSGLKHSSKIQDFAFSIIQPKVQIQIISTFDQSYAYAMYSKRVREKNIVIERQSETSVIFHIKSLEADDSGEYECYTPNRDGVYFGTYNAKTTVNVIEDTLVASYSGLASLSVFVGESIQLECHVSSQTFQHTHLSVTWYLRGSTDTRPIISLDRDLTVRPGAEYEHRYHSGFITMEKIEDTTYRLKITQVQPSDSGEIYCQAEEWIQDPDRSWVRICHRNSTGSNIEVKTLDTAHEEGSFGTQIQVLNGALEEGDMMEIHCRLEAQNLPGYLFSMTWLRNNMIVAQIDHNGVQTVDDAYMKREKDGELRTVKKKNTIFILTIQPVRVEDQGIYQCKAEQVGKLETVPFERKSQLSHTETVHIRTKGNTVYYYSNIKLDVLIFKEYYKQYSSDADLSPTVALESKLHVHKSSRFLNVTDIQTGFMVECXIGSRSSEKSVLEVIWSRRQRDNQPLDIFTASRDGTLHSTILDRTLVYDRPSTTRYTLTVPDVDPADNGQYQCQVIEWIQTADNTWRKVAEEKSGELSINVFGIKSSESSFTLETSATHLNTMEGEQLDLSCSINSEIMDATYHYSLTWFVERQDSSVSTSLLSYTYNGLLQYQSENQQLSGRLLFSRPTAKQFQLSILNLDPSDSGNYQCSVEQYQLNCEGRWEKKGSPQLVTTKVNVQKIESKLHVHKSSHLLNVTDIQTGFMVECEIRSRSSEKSVFEVTWLRRQSEEKPLTIFTARRDGTLHSTILDRTLVYDRPSTTRYTLTVPNVGPADNGQYQCQVVEWLQTAANIWKKMAEDKSGEISVSVPDKENPL; encoded by the exons ATGTGTTTTCTTCAGCCTCAGCTGTGGCGTCTCCTCCTGATGATGAGTCTTGGAGGACTCTTTCAGACCG ATGTTTGTGACGGGCAGCATTTGGTAGAGATGCAGGAGGGTCCATTGTACCGTGTGAAAGGATTTCCAATGTCTATCTCCTGTCTCGTTAGTGGCCTTAAACATTCCtccaagattcaagattttgcTTTTTCAATCATTCAGCCAAAGGTTCAAATCCAAATTATTAGCACTTTTGACCAATCTTATGCTTATGCAATGTACTCTAAAAGAGTGCGGGAGAAAAATATTGTGATTGAAAGGCAGTCAGAGACTTCAGTTATTTTCCACATTAAGTCTCTGGAAGCAGACGATTCTGGAGAATATGAATGTTACACTCCAAATAGAGATGGGGTGTATTTCGGAACCTACAACGCAAAAACAACAGTGAATG TGATTGAGGATACTCTGGTGGCATCATACTCTGGACTTGCATCTCTTAGCGTCTTTGTAGGTGAATCCATTCAGCTTGAATGCCATGTCTCCAGTCAGACCTTTCAACACACTCATCTGTCTGTTACCTGGTATCTGCGTGGTAGCACTGACACTCGACCCATCATCAGTTTGGATCGAGATTTAACTGTAAGGCCTGGAGCAGAGTATGAGCACAGATACCATTCTGGGTTCATAACTATGGAGAAGATAGAAGACACCACTTACAGACTCAAGATAACTCAGGTACAGCCGTCTGACAGTGGTGAGATCTACTGCCAGGCTGAGGAGTGGATCCAGGACCCAGATCGCTCTTGGGTGAGGATTTGCCACAGGAATTCTACAGGCTCAAACATAGAGGTCAAAACTCTAG ATACAGCTCATGAAGAGGGATCTTTTGGTACCCAAATTCAGGTTCTAAATGGGGCCCTTGAGGAAGGAGACATGATGGAGATCCACTGCAGATTAGAGGCTCAGAATCTACCTGGATATTTGTTCTCCATGACTTGGCTGAGAAACAACATGATTGTAGCTCAAATTGATCACAATGGTGTGCAGACTGTAGATGATGCCTAcatgaaaagagagaaagatggtgaactgagaactgtgaagaagaaaaatacaatCTTCATTCTCACTATCCAACCAGTCAGGGTAGAAGATCAAGGCATCTATCAGTGTAAAGCTGAACAAGTAGGGAAGTTAGAGACTGTGCCATTCGAAAGAAAAAGCCAGCTATCTCATACAGAAACTGTGCACATCAGAACCAAAGGtaacactgtttattattattctaacaTAAAACTGGATGTACTGATTTTTAAGGAATATTACAAACA ATACAGCTCAGATGCAGATTTGTCTCCCActgttgcactag AGAGCAAGCTGCATGTACACAAATCCAGTCGCTTTCTCAACGTTACTGATATTCAGACCGGCTTCATGGTGGAGTGTTAGATCGGCTCACGTTCTAGCGAGAAGTCTGTGCTTGAAGTGATCTGGTCCAGGAGGCAGAGAGACAACCAGCCTCTGGATATTTTCACTGCAAGTCGAGATGGAACTCTACACAGCACGATCCTTGATAGAACTCTGGTGTATGACCGGCCCAGTACCACTCgctacacactcactgtacccGATGTTGATCCCGCTGATAATGGCCAGTACCAGTGTCAGGTTATAGAATGGATACAGACAGCTGATAACACCTGGAGGAAGGTGGCTGAAGAGAAATCAGGAGAACTTTCTATCAATGTATTCGGGATCAAATCAAGTGAAAGTTCTTTCACTTTGGAGACGTCTGCCACACATCTGAACACCATGGAGGGAGAGCAGTTGGATCTTAGTTGTTCTATTAATTCTGAAATAATGGACGCCACCTATCATTACAGTCTTACTTGGTTTGTGGAGAGGCAGGACTCCAGTGTTAGCACTTCTTTACTAAGCTATACCTATAATGGCCTTCTACAGTATCAGTCAGAGAACCAGCAGCTCAGTGGCAGGCTATTGTTTTCCAGGCCCACAGCCAAACAATTTCAGCTCAGTATTTTGAACTTGGATCCATCTGATAGCGGTAACTACCAATGCAGTGTTGAACAGTACCAGCTTAACTGTGAAGGCAGGTGGGAAAAGAAGGGATCTCCGCAATTGGTTACAACTAAGGTCAATGTGCAAAAAATAG AGAGCAAGCTGCATGTACACAAATCCAGTCACTTGCTCAATGTTACCGATATTCAGACCGGCTTCATGGTAGAATGTGAGATCCGCTCCCGTTCTAGCGAGAAGTCTGTGTTTGAAGTGACCTGGTTGAGGAGGCAGAGTGAAGAGAAGCCTCTGACCATTTTCACTGCAAGACGAGATGGAACTCTACATAGCACAATCCTTGATAGAACTCTGGTGTATGACCGGCCCAGTACCACTCgctacacactcactgtacccAATGTTGGTCCCGCTGATAATGGCCAGTACCAGTGTCAGGTTGTAGAATGGCTACAGACAGCTGCTAACATCTGGAAGAAGATGGCTGAAGACAAATCAGGAGAAATTTCTGTCAGTGTCCCTGATAAAG AAAACCCCTTATGA